Proteins encoded in a region of the Moritella marina ATCC 15381 genome:
- a CDS encoding 3-hydroxyacyl-CoA dehydrogenase NAD-binding domain-containing protein produces MSLISTVSLISSTTSIRIEQDDAGIVHLIFDKADSKVNLLDRCFIDDYVKTVNQLKKMTFTGVVLRSAKTSFFAGGDITELSDSAIQDIEASFQLLSSLKESMRWLETCGKPLVACINGAALGSGWELALACHYRIALVTNTALDIPTVTLGLPEVTLGLIPGVGGVVRMTRLLGFETSIPYLLKGKQFDSEEGVKLGLIDQIATSNVQMMAQATNWILSQLQPVRQTFDIENYQFPGGHVNNPNIASLLVQAPAMLKQKTQGNLPAPEAILAVMIESAEVDVDTALRLETRYFLNVISDQVAKNMINTFWHQYNQVKAGASRPLDYSVRKFSKVGVLGAGMMGAGIAYALASHGITVILKDISIEKAVFAKSYTASILANCKLADEEKGAILRRIIPSKAHTDLIGCDMVIEAVFEDRKVKSQAISDTLAAIDAADTRDDVSGSCDKGCDRHGLIMASNTSTLPITSLATASTKPENFIGLHFFSPVDKMPLVEIIKGDKTSLATLAAAYDLVLQIGKVPIVVNDCRGFFTSRLFFTYVSEGMRMLSEGVPAEVIENAAIQAGLPLGPLAIIDEVSLSLVDNVRNQTRLDLKAEGKERIDNPADAVLDKLLALKRRGKLAGAGFYDYSRQGHKQLWPGLTTVFPTQDNWDIETVKDRLLFVQSLEALRAYEEGVVTSTRDANIGSIFGLGFPAWTGGVLQFVDHYGAVAFKRRSEQLTEQFGPQFTPAAILSHWYSHSSK; encoded by the coding sequence ATGTCATTAATTAGTACCGTGTCATTAATTAGTAGTACGACATCAATTCGTATAGAGCAAGATGATGCTGGAATAGTACATTTAATTTTCGATAAAGCCGATTCAAAAGTTAATTTACTTGATCGTTGTTTTATTGATGATTATGTAAAAACAGTGAATCAACTCAAAAAAATGACCTTTACCGGTGTTGTTCTGCGTTCAGCAAAAACAAGTTTCTTTGCTGGGGGCGATATAACGGAACTCAGCGATAGCGCGATTCAAGACATTGAAGCAAGTTTCCAATTATTATCCTCGCTGAAAGAGTCTATGCGCTGGTTAGAAACATGTGGAAAACCGCTAGTTGCTTGTATCAATGGTGCTGCACTTGGCAGTGGTTGGGAACTCGCATTAGCCTGTCATTATCGTATTGCACTGGTGACAAATACGGCATTGGATATACCAACAGTAACATTAGGTTTGCCTGAAGTTACTTTGGGTTTAATACCGGGCGTGGGTGGCGTCGTCAGAATGACACGCTTGTTAGGGTTTGAAACGTCAATCCCGTATCTACTTAAAGGGAAACAATTCGACAGTGAAGAAGGCGTTAAACTGGGGTTAATTGATCAAATCGCGACATCAAATGTACAAATGATGGCACAAGCAACGAATTGGATTTTGTCACAACTACAACCAGTGAGACAGACCTTTGATATTGAAAATTATCAATTCCCCGGTGGTCATGTTAATAACCCGAATATCGCGAGCTTGTTAGTGCAAGCGCCCGCCATGTTAAAGCAAAAAACACAAGGCAATTTACCGGCACCAGAGGCCATTTTAGCAGTCATGATTGAATCTGCTGAAGTAGATGTCGACACGGCGTTAAGATTGGAAACACGTTATTTTCTGAATGTGATTAGCGATCAAGTGGCTAAAAATATGATTAATACTTTTTGGCATCAATATAATCAAGTCAAAGCCGGAGCGTCGCGCCCGCTAGATTATTCTGTCAGGAAATTTAGTAAAGTTGGTGTACTCGGAGCGGGTATGATGGGGGCGGGTATTGCTTATGCGTTAGCAAGCCATGGCATCACAGTGATCCTAAAAGATATCAGTATAGAAAAAGCTGTTTTTGCTAAATCATACACAGCCTCTATTTTAGCGAACTGTAAACTTGCGGATGAAGAAAAAGGTGCAATTTTAAGACGCATTATACCATCCAAGGCTCACACCGATTTGATTGGTTGCGATATGGTTATTGAGGCTGTTTTTGAAGACCGTAAAGTTAAATCACAAGCGATATCTGATACTCTCGCTGCGATTGATGCTGCTGATACGCGTGATGATGTTAGCGGTAGTTGTGATAAGGGTTGTGATCGTCATGGCCTCATCATGGCCTCGAATACGTCGACATTACCGATAACGAGTTTAGCGACAGCTTCGACAAAGCCTGAAAACTTTATTGGTTTACACTTTTTTTCTCCAGTAGATAAAATGCCGCTAGTCGAGATAATAAAAGGGGATAAAACCTCATTGGCAACCTTGGCTGCCGCGTATGATTTAGTATTACAAATAGGTAAAGTGCCCATAGTGGTTAATGATTGCAGGGGCTTTTTTACCTCACGCTTATTTTTCACTTATGTTTCTGAAGGTATGCGCATGTTAAGTGAAGGTGTACCGGCTGAAGTAATTGAAAATGCAGCGATTCAAGCTGGCTTACCATTAGGGCCTCTCGCCATTATTGATGAGGTGAGTTTGTCACTGGTGGATAATGTACGTAATCAAACGCGACTAGATTTAAAAGCTGAAGGCAAAGAGCGCATAGATAATCCTGCTGATGCTGTTTTAGACAAGTTATTGGCCTTAAAGCGACGAGGTAAATTAGCGGGCGCAGGTTTTTATGATTACAGTAGGCAAGGTCATAAGCAGTTATGGCCTGGTTTAACGACGGTATTTCCAACCCAAGATAACTGGGATATAGAGACGGTGAAAGACCGTTTATTATTTGTGCAATCCTTAGAGGCGCTCAGAGCGTATGAAGAAGGGGTGGTGACAAGTACCCGTGATGCCAATATCGGTTCAATTTTTGGTTTAGGTTTTCCAGCTTGGACTGGCGGTGTTTTACAGTTCGTTGATCACTATGGTGCTGTCGCATTTAAGCGCCGTTCAGAGCAATTAACTGAACAGTTTGGTCCGCAATTCACACCTGCTGCGATACTCTCACACTGGTATTCTCACAGTAGTAAATAG
- a CDS encoding PA4780 family RIO1-like protein kinase yields the protein MKVPQRIQPLVDDGLVDEVVRQLMSGKEATVYVVRCGQEIRCAKVYKEVEKRSFKQAVQYREGRKVRNSRRARAMEKGSSFGRNEQEKVWQNAEVEALYRLDNAGVRVPEPYGCFDGVLLMELVTDADGFAAPRLADVVLTPEQAVIDHDKVIHFVKLMLCAGLIHGDLSEFNVLVDEHGPVIIDLPQAVDASANNNAKWMLERDVENMRLYYGQFAPQLLELKYAKEMWALYELGELNADAELTGEFVEDTESADVDGILDEINAAREEELDRLARIQSADEVEQ from the coding sequence GTGAAAGTGCCACAAAGAATACAACCTCTTGTTGATGATGGACTTGTTGACGAAGTCGTTCGTCAGCTTATGAGTGGTAAAGAAGCAACTGTATATGTTGTGCGGTGTGGGCAAGAGATCCGTTGCGCTAAAGTTTATAAAGAAGTTGAAAAGAGAAGCTTTAAACAGGCTGTTCAATATCGTGAAGGTCGTAAGGTTCGTAATAGCCGACGCGCACGAGCAATGGAAAAAGGCTCTAGCTTTGGACGTAATGAGCAAGAGAAGGTCTGGCAAAATGCTGAAGTTGAAGCACTATATCGTTTAGACAATGCTGGTGTTCGAGTACCTGAACCATATGGTTGTTTCGACGGTGTTTTACTCATGGAACTGGTAACTGATGCAGACGGTTTTGCGGCACCGCGTTTAGCTGATGTTGTATTAACACCAGAACAAGCCGTTATAGATCATGATAAAGTGATTCACTTTGTTAAATTAATGCTCTGTGCAGGCCTTATTCATGGTGATTTATCTGAATTCAACGTATTAGTTGACGAACACGGTCCTGTTATTATTGATTTGCCACAAGCAGTTGATGCATCAGCAAATAATAACGCCAAGTGGATGCTTGAGCGTGATGTTGAAAACATGAGACTTTATTATGGCCAATTCGCACCACAATTACTTGAGCTAAAATATGCCAAAGAAATGTGGGCGTTATATGAACTTGGCGAACTGAATGCTGATGCTGAGTTAACCGGCGAGTTTGTTGAAGATACAGAGTCTGCTGATGTCGATGGTATTTTAGACGAGATTAACGCTGCGAGAGAAGAAGAACTTGATCGTTTAGCGCGTATTCAATCGGCTGATGAAGTTGAACAGTAA